From the Nonlabens marinus S1-08 genome, one window contains:
- a CDS encoding Hpt domain-containing protein has protein sequence MSKAYDLSKVRELSDDDADFIKAMVETFIEEIPMDLEQLAMAVVNDDRGLVHEYAHKIKPTVDMFGLSCLYDVLVLEAWGKSEDEMEINEHFMRVQEELQKAVDQLKEDF, from the coding sequence ATGAGTAAAGCATATGATTTAAGTAAGGTTCGCGAGCTGTCCGATGACGACGCTGACTTTATAAAAGCTATGGTAGAAACCTTTATCGAAGAGATTCCCATGGATTTAGAACAATTGGCCATGGCTGTAGTAAACGATGATCGAGGTCTCGTGCATGAGTATGCACACAAGATCAAGCCTACGGTAGATATGTTCGGCTTATCCTGTTTGTACGATGTCCTAGTGCTAGAAGCATGGGGAAAGTCTGAGGACGAGATGGAGATCAATGAGCATTTCATGCGGGTTCAAGAAGAATTACAAAAAGCAGTCGATCAGCTTAAAGAGGACTTTTAA
- a CDS encoding competence/damage-inducible protein A, which translates to MKATIITIGDEILIGQIVDSNSAWMGSALNKIGISVFEIISIGDDRDHILSAFAKAEQQSDLVLVTGGLGPTKDDITKTTICEYFDDHLVHNQEVLQHIREMFAKYVKDAIVPANELQAMVPSKATILKNAYGTAPGMWLERNNTIFVSMPGVPFEMKSLMGDEVLPLLSKTAGLPYIYHRTILTAGQGESTIALRVEAWEDALPPHIKLAYLPSLGSVRLRLSSTGSHRDQVINAVDDQVVALYELIEDIIIGESNEDSMAQQVSALFKKSGLTLAVAESCTGGQIAQQLTEHSGASQFFMGASVTYATRSKIDLLDVDPAVIDTHTVVSEQVAIAMAVGARKKFHSDIAVSTTGNAGPSKGDSDAEVGTVFIGISTEDESFAIKFMMGNHRERVIQKTVNKAFELLQKEILKLQAK; encoded by the coding sequence ATGAAGGCAACCATCATCACTATAGGTGACGAGATTTTGATAGGCCAGATTGTGGATTCCAACTCCGCTTGGATGGGTAGCGCACTCAATAAAATTGGCATTTCTGTCTTTGAGATCATTTCTATAGGGGACGATAGGGATCATATTTTGTCCGCTTTCGCGAAAGCGGAACAACAATCAGACTTAGTGCTGGTCACAGGAGGTTTGGGGCCTACTAAAGACGATATCACCAAAACTACTATCTGCGAATATTTTGACGACCATCTGGTACATAACCAAGAAGTCTTGCAGCACATCAGAGAAATGTTTGCAAAATATGTGAAGGATGCGATTGTGCCAGCTAACGAATTGCAAGCGATGGTGCCGTCCAAAGCTACTATTTTAAAGAATGCTTACGGTACAGCTCCTGGAATGTGGCTGGAGCGAAATAATACAATTTTCGTTTCTATGCCTGGAGTTCCTTTCGAGATGAAGTCTTTGATGGGCGATGAGGTGTTACCATTGTTAAGCAAAACAGCAGGGCTGCCTTATATATACCACCGTACTATACTTACAGCAGGTCAAGGTGAAAGTACCATTGCATTGAGGGTAGAGGCTTGGGAGGATGCTCTGCCGCCTCATATCAAGCTCGCGTATTTGCCTAGTTTAGGGTCTGTTCGCTTGCGGTTGTCCAGTACAGGTAGCCACAGGGATCAAGTGATAAATGCAGTAGATGATCAAGTGGTTGCTTTATATGAATTGATAGAAGACATCATTATAGGAGAAAGTAATGAAGATTCTATGGCGCAACAAGTGTCTGCTCTTTTCAAAAAATCAGGATTAACACTAGCAGTAGCTGAAAGCTGTACAGGCGGTCAAATTGCGCAGCAATTGACAGAGCATTCTGGCGCATCTCAATTTTTTATGGGAGCTTCAGTGACCTACGCAACTCGTTCAAAAATTGACCTTCTAGATGTAGATCCAGCGGTAATTGATACACATACAGTAGTTAGTGAACAAGTCGCTATAGCTATGGCTGTAGGGGCGCGTAAAAAATTTCATTCAGATATAGCGGTGTCCACTACGGGCAACGCTGGACCCAGTAAAGGAGATAGTGATGCAGAGGTCGGAACTGTCTTCATAGGTATTTCTACTGAAGATGAGTCGTTTGCGATTAAATTCATGATGGGAAACCACCGAGAACGTGTAATTCAGAAAACCGTCAACAAGGCATTTGAACTCTTGCAAAAAGAAATATTAAAATTACAGGCAAAATAG
- the rpmB gene encoding 50S ribosomal protein L28 produces the protein MSRVCELTGKKAMSGNNVSHAMNKTKRRFNVNLFKKRFYLPTEDKWITLRVSAKAIKNINKKGITAMVKEARANGLISKK, from the coding sequence ATGTCACGAGTTTGTGAACTTACTGGTAAAAAAGCGATGTCTGGGAACAATGTTTCTCACGCTATGAACAAAACGAAGCGTAGATTCAACGTGAACTTGTTCAAAAAACGTTTTTACCTTCCAACTGAAGATAAGTGGATCACCTTGCGTGTCTCTGCTAAAGCGATAAAGAACATCAATAAAAAAGGCATTACTGCCATGGTTAAAGAAGCTCGTGCAAACGGCTTAATTTCCAAGAAGTAA
- the rpmG gene encoding 50S ribosomal protein L33 has product MAKKGNRIQVILECTEHKATGQPGTSRYITTKNKKNTPDRLEIKKFNPILKKMTVHKEIK; this is encoded by the coding sequence ATGGCAAAGAAAGGCAATAGAATACAAGTAATCTTGGAATGTACAGAGCATAAGGCTACTGGACAACCAGGTACTTCTCGTTACATCACAACGAAGAATAAAAAAAATACTCCAGATCGTCTTGAAATCAAGAAATTCAACCCGATCTTGAAGAAAATGACTGTTCATAAAGAAATTAAATAA
- a CDS encoding DUF4295 domain-containing protein — MAKKSIATLQSGSKRLTKAIKMVKSPKTGAYTFVSAIMAPELVNDFLEKK; from the coding sequence ATGGCAAAGAAATCCATAGCAACCCTTCAATCTGGGTCAAAAAGATTAACTAAAGCCATCAAGATGGTGAAGTCGCCTAAGACTGGTGCTTATACATTTGTAAGCGCTATCATGGCTCCTGAATTAGTAAACGATTTCTTGGAAAAGAAATAA
- the ftsY gene encoding signal recognition particle-docking protein FtsY — MSFFKKIFTKEKKESLDKGLEKSKSSFMDKLGKAVAGKSKVDDDLLDDLEDVLVSSDIGVATTIKIINRIEERVARDKYLGTEELNKIMREEIAGLMSEVNSGDATDFVIPQQDVPYVVMIVGVNGVGKTTTIGKLAHQLKKAGKKVVLGAGDTFRAAAVDQLQIWADRVGVDIVKQKMGSDPASVAFDTLQSAVASKADVVLLDTAGRLHNKVNLMNELTKIKRVMEKVIPGAPHDVMLVLDGSTGQNAFEQAKQFTAATEVTSLAITKLDGTAKGGVVIGISDQFQIPVRYIGVGEGMEDLQVFNKVEFVDSFFN; from the coding sequence ATGAGTTTTTTTAAAAAAATATTTACCAAAGAGAAGAAAGAAAGTCTGGATAAAGGTTTAGAGAAATCTAAATCCAGCTTTATGGATAAATTAGGTAAAGCTGTAGCTGGAAAGTCTAAAGTAGACGATGATCTTTTAGACGACCTTGAAGATGTTTTAGTGTCTAGCGACATAGGCGTTGCTACTACCATTAAAATAATCAACAGGATTGAAGAGCGCGTCGCTAGAGATAAATACTTAGGAACGGAAGAACTCAATAAAATCATGAGGGAAGAAATTGCCGGATTGATGAGTGAGGTCAATAGCGGTGATGCTACTGATTTTGTTATTCCCCAACAAGACGTCCCTTATGTAGTAATGATTGTAGGGGTGAACGGTGTAGGAAAGACGACTACCATTGGAAAACTTGCCCATCAACTTAAAAAGGCAGGCAAAAAAGTAGTTTTAGGTGCGGGCGATACGTTTAGAGCCGCCGCGGTGGACCAATTACAGATCTGGGCTGATCGCGTAGGAGTAGATATCGTAAAACAAAAAATGGGAAGTGATCCAGCCAGCGTGGCCTTTGATACCTTACAAAGTGCCGTCGCTAGTAAAGCAGACGTCGTGTTGTTAGACACAGCCGGAAGGCTGCATAACAAAGTCAACCTGATGAACGAGTTGACTAAGATCAAACGAGTCATGGAAAAGGTGATTCCTGGAGCGCCTCACGATGTGATGTTAGTTCTTGACGGGTCTACAGGTCAAAATGCTTTTGAGCAAGCCAAGCAATTTACAGCAGCTACAGAGGTGACATCACTAGCAATAACTAAATTAGACGGCACCGCAAAAGGTGGTGTGGTAATAGGCATCTCTGACCAATTTCAAATTCCAGTACGCTACATAGGTGTAGGGGAAGGAATGGAAGATTTACAAGTGTTCAATAAAGTCGAGTTTGTAGATAGTTTCTTCAATTAG
- a CDS encoding amidase family protein, whose protein sequence is MRKLVLLFAFSLSFLACKTSETTSTTGSKAAEKDQPEQIDTLTPLELKVLDSKYITREDVFAGLEQQVLDFSTNSSNGTRTVELLNKLVLEKSIPEIQKAIYDGKFTYEELSLYYLNRIYKYDRNNDLSLNSVIALNPKVLEQAREADARLEKMKENGETLDPYSIVGMPILLKDNINTADIPTTAGAAVLIDNQTDDAQLVKNLKDAGAIILGKANLSEWAYFFCGDCPSGYSAVGGQTLSPYKRKYFDTGGSSSGSGVSVAANFAVAAVGSETSGSILSPASQNSVVGLKPTVGTISGQGVVPISSYLDTAGPMAKNVVDTAILLNAMRGADSDVLEKELIPKLKSYSLEGKRFGVFKNFLETPLYAAAIQDIKNQGAVIVELEPKEVRLNGFLKLLNADMKLDLPQYFKTAGNSKYSSWDVYQVMQENLKDSLRAMPYGQRLFQGIMDEPEMTDVEFAAFKAEMTQTAQEYLNGYFERYELDGILSINNYTAGVAAVGFFPAMTVPMGYDKDGKPYGLTFIAPSGKDRELLGWGAGYERVSKKRQMPTDYQK, encoded by the coding sequence ATGAGAAAATTAGTACTCCTATTCGCTTTTAGCTTAAGCTTTCTGGCTTGTAAAACTTCTGAAACTACGTCTACCACTGGGTCAAAAGCCGCAGAAAAAGATCAACCAGAACAAATAGATACGCTCACCCCATTAGAGTTGAAGGTACTGGACTCTAAATACATTACGAGAGAGGATGTGTTTGCAGGCCTAGAACAACAGGTTTTGGACTTCAGTACTAATTCTTCTAATGGCACTCGAACGGTTGAGCTACTAAATAAACTTGTTCTAGAAAAGAGTATTCCTGAAATACAAAAAGCGATCTACGATGGCAAGTTTACTTATGAAGAGCTCAGTTTGTACTACTTAAATAGAATTTACAAATACGACAGGAACAACGATCTTTCTTTGAATTCCGTAATTGCACTTAACCCAAAGGTATTAGAACAAGCGAGAGAGGCAGATGCTCGTTTGGAGAAAATGAAAGAGAATGGCGAGACATTGGACCCCTACAGCATCGTTGGAATGCCTATCCTATTAAAGGATAACATCAATACCGCTGACATACCTACAACGGCTGGAGCAGCTGTCTTAATTGACAACCAAACAGACGACGCACAACTCGTTAAAAATCTTAAAGATGCGGGAGCGATTATCTTGGGTAAAGCAAACCTAAGCGAGTGGGCCTATTTCTTTTGTGGCGATTGTCCCAGCGGGTATAGCGCTGTAGGTGGTCAAACCTTAAGTCCTTACAAGAGAAAATATTTCGATACAGGCGGTTCCAGTAGTGGTAGCGGCGTCTCGGTTGCTGCAAACTTTGCAGTAGCTGCGGTAGGGTCTGAAACTAGCGGCTCTATACTTTCTCCAGCGTCCCAAAACTCTGTTGTTGGATTGAAACCTACGGTAGGTACAATTTCAGGACAAGGCGTTGTTCCTATCTCTAGTTATTTAGATACAGCAGGACCCATGGCTAAGAATGTAGTGGATACTGCTATTTTATTGAACGCTATGCGAGGAGCAGATTCAGATGTTTTGGAAAAAGAATTAATTCCTAAATTAAAGTCTTACTCCCTAGAAGGAAAGAGGTTTGGTGTATTTAAAAACTTCTTAGAAACCCCCTTATACGCTGCTGCTATCCAAGATATCAAAAATCAAGGAGCTGTTATTGTAGAATTAGAGCCTAAGGAAGTCCGCTTAAATGGATTTTTGAAACTGCTTAACGCAGACATGAAGCTGGATTTACCTCAATATTTCAAAACTGCAGGTAATTCAAAGTATAGCAGCTGGGATGTGTATCAAGTCATGCAGGAAAATCTTAAAGACTCTCTAAGAGCAATGCCTTACGGTCAACGTTTATTTCAAGGCATCATGGACGAACCTGAAATGACAGACGTTGAATTTGCAGCATTCAAAGCTGAAATGACACAAACAGCTCAAGAGTATTTGAATGGGTACTTCGAACGCTATGAATTAGATGGGATCCTTTCTATTAATAACTATACCGCAGGAGTTGCCGCGGTGGGCTTTTTCCCTGCTATGACAGTTCCTATGGGTTATGATAAAGATGGAAAGCCATATGGTTTGACCTTTATTGCACCCTCAGGAAAGGATAGAGAATTGTTAGGATGGGGAGCAGGTTATGAACGCGTAAGTAAGAAGCGACAAATGCCGACAGACTACCAAAAGTAA
- a CDS encoding DUF1684 domain-containing protein: protein MKNFHWLFLAFTSVGIVSAQDYEKLSQEYRNELSREYKAADNPPLSGMDKVNFKALKFYDFNPDFVIEARFEALDNTQEMQLNTSKPLIQTYTKYGYLHFQYEGKQHKLLVLQAENLKNDPEYYNYLSVYFTDETNGKGSYKMGRYMELRAPLEETLVLNFNNTYNPYCAYSDRYACPVPPKENKLPFAIEAGVKTGFHGKLIKK from the coding sequence ATGAAAAATTTCCATTGGCTATTCTTAGCCTTTACCTCAGTGGGCATAGTTTCAGCTCAAGATTATGAAAAGTTGTCTCAAGAATATCGCAATGAGTTATCGAGAGAATATAAAGCAGCAGACAATCCGCCTTTATCGGGAATGGATAAGGTGAATTTTAAAGCCTTAAAATTTTACGATTTCAATCCAGATTTTGTGATTGAAGCAAGATTTGAGGCATTAGACAATACGCAAGAAATGCAACTCAACACCTCTAAACCCTTGATCCAAACCTACACCAAGTATGGCTACCTTCATTTCCAGTATGAAGGGAAACAACATAAGTTGCTCGTATTGCAAGCGGAGAATTTAAAGAATGATCCAGAGTATTACAATTACCTGTCCGTATATTTTACAGATGAAACGAATGGTAAAGGATCCTACAAAATGGGGCGCTATATGGAATTGCGCGCACCGCTAGAGGAAACCTTAGTCCTCAATTTTAACAACACTTACAACCCGTATTGCGCCTATAGTGATCGCTATGCCTGTCCAGTTCCCCCTAAAGAAAACAAATTACCCTTTGCTATTGAGGCGGGAGTAAAGACAGGTTTTCACGGCAAGCTGATTAAAAAGTAG